GAAAGGCACCCTACTTTTGGAACAGAGCAGGCGATTTGAGAGACACGTGCGCCGCTAGTGACGGCGCATAGCAGGCCGTAACTGGCTGACGACTTGAGTCGCCCGTCCAAATAACGCGCGATGGCGCTGTTCTGTCCGTAAATGACGTCGTAGCCTTTTTTCATCCCCAATACCAACTCCATACTCCTGCAACCGCGTGGCACCATTCAATGTTGGCTGACCAGTACAGCATTCCGAAAAATCTTTGCTGCAGGCTCCTCTGAACGTGCAGTGGCTTCGTGCTGTCCTTCTAAAGCCTGAAACGTGGTCAAGGTTGCCTGACAAAGATACCGCGATCTGCCATCTTCTTTGGCCCTTAGAATGCCCTGAGCATAGGTTCACAGTGCAACTCAGCGTCTCGATCCGGCGATGAAGTCTCTGTGCAGGATGCGGAGGTTTGTAACTCTCTCGTCCATGTGGTTGTTTGTAGCTGCTGGTCCCATGTCAATGCACTACCCTCACTGAACCGATCTTTCACACCCTAGCAGGTTTTGtgttcgtctttcttcttgtttcTCGCCCTGCCAAGCGTCCGAGTGGCCAGCTTTCGTGTAGGCGTCTACACGGATGAGGGAATCCCCTAGTTTCTCCTTGAGCATCTGTCAAGCCATCAGAAGTCATCCCAAAAAATGAAGCTTCCGTACTGCTCCTTTGGGTTAGCCCGGTTcttgctttctgtctctccagcatTCTCGCTCTGTGTCGTGGGAAACATCAAGAAGACTCAATTTGCCCACATGCGGGACTCCAGACGGCGGGCGCTCAACTGTGGCCGCAGTTGTCTTTTCCTCACCGCCCTGGCCATCTTCGCTTGGTGTCAGGTCacgttcttcctgtccttctcgttcgcttTTGCGGCGCCCAGCAGCGGAAAACACCCGGTTGTTGCCATTCGTTCATCAGAAAACGGGAACGACCGCCGTACAGATTCTTCACTGGTTCAGATCGCGGCGGCGCAGTCTCAAACCAGTCTGGTCTCCACTCGTGCGTCAGTTCGCGTTTTGCAGCCTCCAACGGATGAGTCGTGGGTGTGTCGTATCTCGGTACACGGTGGGCCGTGTGCGGGCAACTCATCAATCTCTGAGCTGGGAGCCTGGCGCTTCTGCCCGCCGGGAAGTTGTTGCAGCAAGTCAAAGTGCGGCTCCGCAGGTTGTGGACTAGGTTATTGCGAGGGCTGGGGTAACCCGTTGTGCTGGATCAAGTACGATGAGTACGGCGACAGGTGCGGCTGCGAGGCGTACAAAAACCGGTGTTCGCCAGACGGCGAATGTCTGGAGTATGCTGTTGCCGAAGGCGGTGCGTATTGCGCCTGCAAGGACGGTTACGTGGGAGATGGGAAAGTGTGTGAGTATGACCCATGCAGCGCTAATCCTTGCACTCCGGGAAGCTGTCGACGAAGTGGAAGTACGTACTCGTGCTCCTGCCCGAACACATACGTTGTGACTCAGTCGAATGGTGGAGAGCGTTGTGAAGTCAAGAAGAATTATTGCCTCGGAGAACCTTGTGGCCCGAAAGGAGTTGCCGCTGACTGCGTCAGTTTCGATACTGGGGACTACGAATGCATTTGTGAGACTTCATACGTGTCCAATGGCAAGAGTTGCATCAAGTATAATCCTTGTGATTCTGATCCCTGTGGTAACGCTGACGCCGTTAAATCGTGCACCCATGTGGACGGTGATGAATATCAGTGTGAGTGCCACGAAGGCTACAACTTAACGCGGGATTCAGATGGGAATATGGTATGTGAAAAAGACACGTGTTACGGTAACCCTTGTGGTCTCCCCTACCTTGTCGCATCCTGCGCTCCTCGGGAACCTGATGCAACAAGTTCAGCGACCTACACGTGCTTGTGTTCTTCTACTGGCGTACTCCATGTTGATCCTGACACCGGCGTTCAATCATGTGTTCAAGGAGATCCGTGCTCTAAAGATCCGTGTGGCTCGTCTGTTGTTGCTGAATCCTGCGTAAACGAGGGCGATACCTACAAGTGTGTGTGCAGAGCGGGTTACTCAGTCGTGGAGCAcgacggcagaaaagaaTGCAAGAAAGGCGACCCTTGTGAATTGAAGGCATGCGGGGAAGATCATCTGGTTGCGAGCTGTTCCACAGACTCCAAATCATATGCGTGCGACTGCTCATCAGCTGCTATTAAGGGGCTCAACGAGGGAAAAAAGCCGGTTTGTGTGAGTCGAGAAGAGTGTGAAAATGCCTGTGGACCTCTTGAAGGTGTCAAGCAGTGCAATCAGAAGCTGGGAAAGCTAGAGTGTGTATGTGACACAGGATACGTCCTAGCCTCAGAGAACGGAGTAAACAAGTGCGTAAAGGGGGACGCATGTCTGGCGCAGCCATGCGGATCGGCAGCGGCAACGCAGTCATGCACTGCGCGGGACAATAGTTACTCCTGTTCATGCAATGAAGGCTATGAACTTCGGACGCGATCAGACGGCACGCAGGTGTGTGCTAGCCCCGGTGATTGCACTGGTTCTCCTTGTGGACCAAGCACAAACATCGGTGTTTGCTCGCCGGGGACTGACAGGTACACATGTTCGTGTGTCTCACCGTACGAGTTACAGGAAACGGCTGACGGGAGACCAACGTGCGTGTCGGCTGATGTTTACACAACAACATCGACTCAAAGCGTAGATGATCACAGCGAGAGTGAGTCCAGTTCATCCTATACTGGACTGGCAACTGGAGCCGTGGTTATGGTTATCGCCCTGGGTGCTGCGTTGTGGTTCTCGAATTCTCAGGAAGAGCAGCCTATGGGGTCAGATGCGATGGGGGGAATGGGTGATCCAATGCAACCTGCTGGAATGGGTCCAATGGGACCTGGAGGTCCTATTGGTCCTTGTGGACCTGGAGGTCCTATTGGTCCTCGTCAATCTTATTCGGGGAACCCATCACCGTCAATGTGGGCTTAAGACACTGTGTCTGAAAGAGTGTTACATCGTTCATTTATAAGCATGATTCGATTTTTTTTATCAACATGAAATGTTTGTTTGCGAtatttttctttctccggtAGTCACTTAGGTCCGCCGTGTCATGATATTCTGGTGACTTGCATAACACATTGTCTTGCAGGGCTGATTTTCTCTTGAGGGGAACCACAGGGATACGACATGCAGCAGACCAATTGCAGACCTGCTGGCATGGCTAGGACCGTACGGATCGTGCCCGGTGCTATGTGCTCGGAGCATGCATGTCCAGAGGGTCTcggagaagctggagagaaacgggtcGCGGCCTTACCATCCGCAACTATTTGATTTTCACTGGTCGCCTCTTGCTACGTTCACACACTGTGGCGTGGTGTGCTACCGTGACGGGGTTTGGAACGGCGTACCCGTGTGCGTCGCTCGATCGGATGATGGCACTTCCGTCGACCAAATTATCTCTGGGTCGTCAGGGGTTGTGGCGTCTTTTCACAATGGAGCCTGGTTCTTCAGGCCACAATAGCAACGTTCAGTGTGAGTAAATCGTAcgctctctgcagaggcCATGTTGATGGCGCTGCTCCTTGTCATGCTGCATCATGCCACTCGCCGCCAAACAGAGCAACGTCAGGCGAACCTCGCACGAACGTTACAGGATTTCGCCCACCAGTACGGGAGTTTAGGAAAATCGTTGACCGGCAAGTCGGTCCCACACTTCGGCGGGATTCGCCATGCCATGGGCCTGGCCCCTGCCTAAGACGCTCGCGATCGTCAGCTGTTTGTGCCTCGGCGGGAGATGCAAGTAATGGGCAGATCAGCATCCTTCTCAAGCAGCCCAGACGTCGGCAAAAAAAGTCCGCCGGTTTACCTCTTCTTTCGAGATGGTTTGTCATCTCTCCTCATAGCAGGTTAGCGCTGACCCCGTAGACGAAGTCTGACTGGCGGCTCAGCAGCAGCACCACACGTTGGATATATGCACAGAGCAGCATCAACCAACTCCATAGCTGGCACAtagaagatggagacgcgaaaTAACTGATGAGTTGTTGCTCCATGTGTCATGTAGTACCCTCGCGAAGGTACAGCAGTGCTACGACTGTTCATCGTGTACCCAGACCCGAGTGACCGGGTGTGCTCCGCCCCTCTTCCACACCTAGCGCACCACAGGGCGCTACAGCTCACATCCATGAGTTCGGCGCACACGCATTGTTATGCTAGTACTACTGTCTTCAGATTGTATGCTGCAAGGAGACTCTTAAGGACATCTGCTGCAACGAAGCATTCGAGAGTAACTGCAGACCTCAAGGCGTACCTAAACAGGGCCAAGCTTAACTCCGCATCTTACGTTCACCCATATCTTGTAGCAGTGACCACCTGTAACAGAAAAACTAGCCGTTGGTCGTACTTTCACTGTCAGCACCTTTCCTGCTGCACGTGCTGTAAGCGTCAACGTGAGTCCACATGGTCCAGAGACCATTCAGAATATGCTGAGGTTTAATTTCTTCGTCAACCGGAGGAAATGACAATCAGATATTGGGACTCAGTCAACTCCCTCAATGCCAATAGCTGTAGATCCACAGCGGCcgacaaaaagagacgccACTGTATTTGTTCTCCGTGGGTAGGTTTTAACCTTACGCCTCAAGCAAATTTGAAACATATTTCCGGATGACAAGCTAAGACAACTTTAGACCGCGACAATTTACTGTTACCTCCACTTAGATTCCCTGCTCCTGATTAACAAGTGCGACGTCGTCTCGCTCATGTATACAACGTGCGAACTAGCCAAGGAAAAACGCCATTCGCTTCTACAAAAAACCCCTTCACCATTCTCAAGTAGTGGAAGCGGCCGTGATCAGACATTGTGCGCTTCCTTAACAAAGTTGTCGTTCTCTGAAGATCCACGAGCTTTGTTTGCATGGTGGTACAGGTGGATGAAAGTCTGCACTCATGCAGCCCGTCTGATCGCATGGTCAGAAGTGTCTCATGAATGCACTGTAACACGTTCTCTTCTGACATGTAGCACTGAGACAAGAGGCCAGAGTAACACGGTGGTAAAGAGGGCGGAGCACGGGGGGAAGGTAGCTCATCTCGTAACCTGGAAGAAATACGTACCGTTCGCAACGGGGACGGAACAGCATTCACACGACAGTTTCCGTAGCCGTGCGTCATCTAGGGCGACTTCTGCCGGGTCGGATAACTCGTGGTTCAGCTTCCAAGGAGGGCCTCAAGCAGCCACATTATCGTGCCGAATACCCAGCAACTCTGGGGCTGCCCGCGTTTCTGCGGGCATTCGATTGCAGTGAGCCCTTCTCACCGGATACAGTTTCGACACTGCAGGCAAAAAAGCCGCGGTGTTTGCCCTATTGTGCAAAAGTCATCCTAATCCCGACCGACACAAAACTTTGCGTGTGCATCTCTCTACTACTGACATGCTGAAATCTGTGGTGGTTCACTTTTGTAGCACGTCCGTAGACTCATGAAGCAGGCTGCCAGTCTTGCCTGACCTGTGCTACGAATTCTGTGCCCCATCGTCGGACGCCAACATGCCAGCACCGCTTCCCACGCACGCTCACAGCGTTTATCAGAATGTTTTATTGAGAGggggagcggagagacaaacgctGTGGTGGCCgaagcttctctctccaaaCGACGGTCTACTACACTCCCGAGAAATGAGCTTTGGGAGATCCGTCTGCTACAGAGGTGGCCGCAGTTGCTGACGCTGAAATATATTTCGGAGAAACGCTGTCACGGATATTTACACCCGTATCACATCAGATGCTTTGGACAACCGCCTGGGACTTCTGGAGCATACTTTCCTCACATTGATCTGCGTGTCCTAAGTTCAGGACTGATATATCGCAGGACAAACAGAAAGGGCTTCCTCAGCTATGTACATTCATGTACATTCGTACCGGTGCTGCGGCGAAACTCATTTGACGCAAAATATGCGGAAAAGCAGGGCATGTCCACTCAAAAAAAATCCCGCCGGTGTGCACGACGCTTGGCACACCATAGACACGTACACGTACTGACTGATGCGCACAGCTACAGGCGCCGTATGCATTCTGGCCACTGCTCCATAGTCTCTGGCATGTGTACCAACAGTGTGCGACGCCGCATAACGAACGCCTCCGCGCGAGGTCTGTGAATAGCCCaacgccccccccccccccccgccttCGCTTGTGTTGGGCTGAATGTTGCACGTATAAGGTAAGAGTTGAATTCATATGGGAAAGTAAAGAAACATTTCCACCAGCAATGTCTTATGACCTTCCCCCTGTGTAGACACACGGACGGAAAGAACGCCAATTGCCGTCTCtatttcttctttttcttcttcgccgagGACGACGATGCTCCAGGACCGGCCGGCGTACTGCGGCTCTTCAACTGGGGAATAAGCTCGCACATGCGGCACAtcagcgccttctctgcacaTAAACAGGACACACAATTGGCCAACAACTGCACCGATCTGTCATCCACAGGAATATCGCAGGATCGTCCCACACTGCCTCTTTCCAAGTAACGAACGCATAAATGCTTTAGTACACGGCGAAAATGCCGACACGCACCGGCGTCAGGCACAGCTCCACCACGCGGCATGTGGCAGTATATCTTGCCATGAAGATATATGTAGACGTTTATACGATTAACGGCGAACAGGCGACTGCGGAACCCTCTAccgagaaagggaggaaggcCGACGGCGGTTGCTACGTGTGGCGCTAAAGGTGAATCCCTTTTTCTGTTGCAGCACCACTCTGTGACCAGTCGATCTGCGCGAAGACGTCCGGCGACCTTTTCTGTGGCTGACTTGAGTCTGATGCATGCCGCCGAGTACCGCACAGAACGCGAGTGTCTAGGATCCTGAgtttgtttcttcctgaCCGGCACCTTGTCGGTCTCTGTGTCAGCTTTCCACAGAGGAAAACAAGATTTCTCCGCAAAATGGCTGGGCACTCACTGTGGGGGATCTCAGGGTTATGCAGCTggtcgttctcgtctctcagCTGGAACCGAAGTCGGCCGTGTGAAAGGAGCCAGTCCCGCGGATATTTCTTTAACTGCGCGTTTACCATGACAGAAAAAAGCAACATGGCCAAGCCGGTGAAGCCAGAATCGGCCTGGTCGTCAGATGGAACACCAAACACACTTTCTCTGCACTGCAGTTGCCCCGCAGTCACGAGGCACTGGGGCTGCTGAAATGCGCCAAATCCTCGCCCACGCCTAGCACCTTCCCGCTTGGCAAGAGCCTTACTCGCACACATGGAATTCAACGCGACCACCAAAGGGAATGTCCAACTGACGAAGCCTTGAAGCCTCCGTTCGCTGCAAAGGCAGGATGAAGTGATGCCGCGCACCATATCAATTATCAGTGCTACGCCTCTCGCTGCATACATGCCTAGATCTTTTACCTGGACATGTCAAACAGCCACTCCCACGAGAATCAGTCAGCTATCTCTGCGACAGTGAGAGTAGTCTCCGAGGACGACCGGTTGTGTTGAACCTCTCACAGTTTTCTTGTCCCCGGAATGAGCAGAAAGGCACGAACGTCGATACTTTTTCAACTGCACCGTCGTCCTCCATGAGCACATCTTACGTATTCAATGGCGGCGGGAATGTTAAGGTGGTCGCATATCTTCTTCATTTCATCCACCTTGGGATCCTCGACAGCGATAGAGAGCTGAACTCGCCTCCCCATTGCCGTTGTCCGTTTTTTGTTGATGTACGCAGGATAAACGATTTGCCAGCGGCTGCGGTCTACACCGTCGTTCTGCATCATTCCTGCATCGTCCAGGTGTTGACTCGTACCAAGACTCCCGGAGCCGCTTGGTAAGCCGGTGGGGGGCCCACAGCCGAACATCTGAGCAAGAAGCTCTGGGGACAAACCCTCGGGAAGGCCACCAGGCATTCCTCCAAAGGCAGCGGCATCCAGCCCTCCAGGGAATCCTGCGGGCATTCCAGGGAATCCCGCGGGTATTCCAGGGAATCCCCCGGGCATGCCGCCCCCTTGCTGGCGCTGATTGCGCTGCCGCCTCATGACGGTAGAAAACAAGAAGCAATTCTCCGGCGGCACCAGCACGCCTATACTCCCATATTAAGCGCGCAGGCAGGCTTGCCCAGTCCACTCACAGACAAATCCCCGAAAGGCAGGTTAGGCAAGAACACGGAAGACGCTTCAAAACGGTGGCCATGAGGATATGCTGTGCAGACTGTCCGGCGCTTTCGGCTCGTCCCTGACGCCACGAGGGCAGGCAAACGAGATGTGAAAAGGGTGCGGAGCAAAGAGCAGACGTATCACCGCGCGTCACTCCGGAAGGCACGGATCTTCGGTAGGGTGAATATGCGACTGACAGATTGCCGACTATTCTTTAGAATGGGAATTGCCCCGCGGGTGGCACCACAACGAAAAAGGCGGGAACGGCAAGCTGAGGGGGAAAGGACGTCGACAGCCGGTTCTCTGCTCGTGAATCCGGCTTCTCAGAACCTTTAGGATCGCCACCAAATTTACAGAAGCTCtgaaagacagggaagaatCGAGTacgcacgcgtttctcgaAGCGCAGCCGACAGATGCCCGGTCGCAGACGACGTCTCTGTTCATTCAGGCGGCATGCACACAGTCTGagcttctcctcgtcctcgtgACTTTTCTCATAAGCCCGCCAAAATCAGCGTTCTCCACCCATGCTCGGACCGCCAACTCTCGAACGAGAGGACTTTTCCCTTTACTTTTTCTCACTGTGGTCTTTGATAAGTCGTAATCTGACGCGCGTTCGCCAGGGCCTCAGTCGAGGGTAACAGAGCGTCTGGATGATCTTGGTCACTCACTACCAAGAGCGCATGCAATGAAATTTGGTTTTTTTTGTGGTTGGCTTGGTGAAGCCAGATCTCGGCAACGGATGCGCTGGAGAACGGCATGTTCTGCCGTCAGTGTTTGAGACCCTATCGTAAGATGACTTGTCGCCTTCAGTAATATTTTGAGCATACCTGGTGAAGCGTTTCACCCCGATACGAAAAGTATATGACTCGCCGGCTGCTGGCGTGTGAGGCGCCAGTGACCTGCAAGGCCTGGGAAAACACTGCAGTGCGAAAAATGGACATGTGCAGTTCTGGGACCACCTTGAAATGTTCTAGGTGTCAAAAGATGACGGTGACAGCGAGTTGTGGCGTTATCCCTGAAGCGTCGCACGAGTCCACAGCTtacgcagcagcagcagcagctccTAGCAAGATTGCTCTAGAAGATTGTAGGTGCCGATACCACCGGCGACTGTATTCACACATGCCTGTCCCCCTGCTGGCGATCACGGCTTCGCTTTCGTAGagcttttgcttcttttgGTTAACTCTTAATATGCCAGGCACTCAGTTTGGGGCATACAAGACAGAGTCCTGGTGTGGTTTTCCCGAGCCGTGTACTCGCTTTATCTGGTGGGGTTCACGTAGGCATCGCAGGCTGATGTTCCGACAGAACCCGGCTTGTCACTGACAAAATCGGTCGCAATCGCGCAACTCTGAGAGCTTTTGAAGACTGAAAACGTGGTTTCCTTATCAGCAACTGCCCATACGCCTTGTGGCAGTATTGTATTCAGCAACTGCCCATACGCCTTGTGGCAGTATTGTATTCTGCTTCCGTTGCTACACAAAGCCCGCGACGTAGAGTATCTCCTAAACGACTACGTGTCTCCGCAGGTGTTCGCCGCTCGCCAAGAATACACTTCTGGCACCTGAAACACGCCGAACCACACGCAGGCGCGTCCTAACTCGTGGCTGCCAACTAAGGCGCCTTCATTGCGTTCCCCGGTTCGAGTCTGTTTCCGGAACACGGCCTGTCAGAGGAAGTCTCCTGAGTGGCTCCGCCCTCTCAATTATTAACATCGACTGCACTCATTCCCTGAGCCTCATGAGCTCGTAGTGCCTTATTTAATGTATGGAGATGCAGTGAGAAGCAGAACCCTC
This sequence is a window from Neospora caninum Liverpool complete genome, chromosome V. Protein-coding genes within it:
- a CDS encoding putative signal recognition particle 19 kDa protein, with protein sequence MRRQRNQRQQGGGMPGGFPGIPAGFPGMPAGFPGGLDAAAFGGMPGGLPEGLSPELLAQMFGCGPPTGLPSGSGSLGTSQHLDDAGMMQNDGVDRSRWQIVYPAYINKKRTTAMGRRVQLSIAVEDPKVDEMKKICDHLNIPAAIEYADSGFTGLAMLLFSVMVNAQLKKYPRDWLLSHGRLRFQLRDENDQLHNPEIPHKKALMCRMCELIPQLKSRSTPAGPGASSSSAKKKKKK